Genomic segment of Candoia aspera isolate rCanAsp1 chromosome 2, rCanAsp1.hap2, whole genome shotgun sequence:
ACAACTATAAGCTACCACTGCGAGAATCCAGGATCCTCTTTTTGCAACATCACATAGTTTGACTAGAAAGTTAATTACAAATGTCCCATTCTTTCTCTGATACATAGAATCAAATACTGATTTACCAGATATCCTGTAACATTCTTGACACATCCAACTTCAGAAGAAGCTGAACTACTTCTTCCTATCACTACACATCAACATTTTAATAATCAGGAGTACATTATAAATTTGCCCAGATATACTGTATTCATACCAATGAAGAGGTATTCTTAATGCTGCAGAACTATTCAACTTTCTCAGAAGCAAGATCTACCAAATCTAATGGGAATTACTTCAAAGAGACATAGAGGACtgaacaaaaaaaaccctgtaggTCTTGCAGCTACCCAAGTATTCAGCACTGCATACATCTATTCCCCAAATGGATAGGATAATTTCATGAAGATGCAAAGAAAGCAGCAAGCATGCATCGAGTGCAGGGACTGAAATCAGTAAAAGTTAATTTAAGCTGTCTTACTTCCCAGCAGCATCTCAAAAAACTGCCTGCAAATGATGACAAAAGATAAAGCTAAAGAAGGTTCCAAGTGGTGGagttaaaagagaaaagcatATATTTATAATGGCTCACAGGAATGAATTTCTGAAACAGTATTTGGCAGAAGGTTGGGAATTTGTGTGCTTATTTttcataacaataaaaaagaataattacATACCTTTGTCGTAAAGGATCTCCCCCACGCAGCAATTCATCTTTCTCAGAATTGTCAATGGCAATTTTGCAAGCTAGGTTTGCCTTTCGCCAGGCTGACTGATTGCTGAAATGATTAATATACAGACTTTGGTATCATGTACAAAGTACCTGAGATACCTGAATGCATAAAACTAAAGCATTCAATTTGCCCTCGGCTTAATTAACACTTTTTTCATTAGCATACATGTTATATCAGCATCTTATTAAAAGCTCTATTATGCAGTTATCTTCCTATTTCTTTATACTTCATcactataaaaataaagtttcttaGTCAATGGTATGTTTAACAGTGAAAATATCTGGATGCTTACAGAAATCAATAACTATCATCCAAACTTTTGGCAAAGTTTCTAGCAATGGTTATAGCACTGGATGGATGGCCTGAATCAAACTATTTTTCAGTCAACTGATCAGTCAACTTTCAAAAGTTGCATTGCGAGTCACAGCTAATTCTAGCAACAGAGTATTTTAGAGAGCTATTTTTTTctatgaaaagaagaaagaactcACATCCTTGGAAGAAAACCCTACTAAATTTAATGGAACTTACTGTGATGAACAGATGACTAGATACTGCATTCTAGAGATCCTCATGCAAAACAGGTTGAGTACCAGCAGGATACAAAAATCAGCTCTGTCATCATAAACCAGTACTTTTAGGTTTGAAAGGGCACATAATTGTATCATATCTTGTGGGGGATATTTTGGATCTGAGAAGGAAACACTAGGATACTTGACAGGGAGATTTCTAATACAGAATTGCAATAACTGCACTGGTCCATTGCTACTTCTTGTCTGCCCTTGTGATACTCCAATCCCATCATTTCAGCCCATTATACAGAGCTACATTTTATCTTGATGTTTAGTTGAGAAATTGCTATATGTAGGGCAACATATGCTAGAAATTCTTCCCCTGAACACGCACGGCAcaaggtattatttattttacattttttccctcatgAATTCTATTGGGTTGAGTCCAACCCTATCTATCACTCAACTGAACTCGCCTCTCCTTCCCATATGCCTCCCAAATCTGCCCTGCAGGACTGAGCAAGCTTTTTGAGTAAATCTGGGAGTGCAGAAGGAGAAGAGCAAAAAGTAATTGAAGGCAGGTGATTGTCTTCTTGCGTAATGTTGGTTGAACTCTAGGATGGTTACATAAGGGCCTTGGTCGCTTTAAAAACAAGTAGGGAGTTGCCTGCAGAGCAGGAAGTAGAGAACTGAAATATACAATCAATCAAATCTTGTATGAGGGATAACTTCAGTGTTTCCTATATTCTGAAATTTCTGATCTGTAGGCTGAGTTTAAGCTCAGCTAATAAAAGGTATTACATCATTGGTCTTTGtagtttgaatttttaaaaaagtgtcatGGTAGAGCTACTCAAATACAGACATGCTTTTAGAGGGTTCCAAATGGAAAGCTAGAATACACATCCAGGTTTGAAACCAGCTTACAACTTGCCTCACTTCTATAGGAGTTGAGATTGTTGAAAaaatctgtttgttttgttttacaaaagaCTTTCAGAAAAAATGTCCAAATGCACATGCAAAATACAGATCAAATCTTCACTGTTTCACTGACCTGAGCATTTGCTTTTTATGGTTCTCTACTTCTTGGAGTAATACTTGTTTTTCTGATTCTTTATCTTGCTCCTCAGCCATCTGTTCCAGCTCCTAGGCAGAACCATAAACAcacattatttattaatatttttatatcaaaAAAGGAAATATGCATAATAAATGCACAAATACAAAACGCTATCCTTGGCTGCCAGTAAAATTAGATGGATTGGGGCTATCAAAATTCTTCAGTGCTGCTATTAATTTCATTTACCCAGTTTCAAGTGAAGGATAGACAAGAAGGAACTATGAGAGCAACAGCATGCAATCTGAATGACTTTCTGAACATCCTGCTACACTGGACTTTTTATTGTTTACCTAGTCCCACCTTTACACCAATGATCAAGAGCCATGGAATGTTACAATCTCTCTCCTTATCTTACCCAGAAAACCTATGTCAGTACAAATCTTTGAGTCTTAGATTATCTATGGAGCATGAACAGAACATTTGGTGTTCTTTCTTTAGTGGAGCTTGAAGGTAAGAGGTCTTGCTTAGTAAAAAGAGTGGAACAAGACCAGATTTTATGCAGGACAACTCTATAGCATTATGTGAACTGACATGACAGTTCGGATGCAGAACCAGCTGATATAAAGAAAGTAGACACACTTCACAATTGGAAAACAATTACTAGTAAAACCAGATTCCCCACAATGCTCCTTTAATTAAAGCATATTAGCAAAGGATTGTGTGACCCTATCACTGAAATTGTTTTGTCCATTTAATTATTGTGGCTTTTCCACCCCTATCCCCATTGGGGCAttcttattattgtattttaattgattAAATCATTGTCCAGTATTGTTGGACTTTACAACATTGCTACCACATATGAAAAAAGGATCCAACTTGTTTGTTACATTTCCAGCATGTTTTACAAAaagaaattgtcctaacagccaggaaccacgctgagacaaggaacaggtctctagtgttttattgctgctacataacaggaaaatcctaacaaactgaagaagcgtgggaaaaacccagccatataaaccccaaaggttaaggcgggcccgatctgtgtctcttggaatggctacctaattcctcagtgctacgcatgcgctttacagcctggatgggagccccctgcccgccatccttactcatgacagaaatattCATTTCAGCAACCAAGAGTAATGTTCCAATAGTAGAACGTCTTACATCAATTCTCTCTAAATATGTTTGAGGTAAATTTGTTTCTTCTGTTGaaattcccactgttccatctctACAACTTGTTCAAGTTCTGCATCCATTTCATCATATAAGTGTTTATCATGTTGAGATTGTGAATAATACTTTTAGATTTATAGTAATATAGTAATTTATAGATTGTATCTAACAGATATTCAGTATTACGCattataagattttcaaattcagacaactgaaATAGCAGTAAAATAGATAAATTCATGACATTTTCAACATCCTTACAATGAACTTTGGTGAAACCAAGATGTGTACCTTGCAGTCCTTGACCATTGCTGACAGATATAACTtcaagaatgttttttaaaaaatcgtttACATTAGCATAGCATTCAAGCATAAGGAATTGCATGCAGGTGAGTGCAAACACGTGAGAGATGGCCCAATAACCCCCTGCAAGCTAGTAAAAACATCTATGGGTTTATTTTCAAAACATCACTAATGTTTTGTCAATATTCCTCACCTGTATTCTACGACGTAAATTCTggaacttttcttttactttggcATTCAATTCTGTAAGTGCACTTACAGGTCCTGTACAATCCCGGAtatcctgaaagaaagaaaattaacacATGTAGCCAGTATGGTGTAGGGTTAAGATGTCAGTCTAGGGCTGGGGAGAGCCaagttctagtccatcctcagccatggaagtctactgggtgactttgagctagtCACCCTCTCAGTCCAGCCTATTACACAGAGTTTTGTTGTGGGAAAACAGTAAGAGGAAGGAGTGTAATGTACACCACTGAGTTCCCAGAGAAAAGGTGAAAGACAAAAATCTAACAAACACAACAAACACTTTTTGCACCATTGTTCTCTTGGAACATATATTCTTAACTGGATCATGCAGCAATTTCAGATAAGATAAATACAGCAATTTCAGAAAGGTTGGATGGTATACCAGTGGAGCATATTAAGTCAAGtattattcttgatttttttattaaaaaaaataaccatttGGACGACGGCTGCCAAGGTGAGACCACCATCACATCCAGGGTGTGGGAAACTGAAACAGCTGAAAAATTACACCGTCCAGAGAAGCAGGTGCCTAAACCGGTAGCAGCCGAAACGGCCAAGTGGCTTGTAGCATTTCTTACAGCACAGACCTTCACTGGGTTGAGCCAAGTCGTTTGTGACCCGTTCAGCTACTGCAAGGCTCCTTGAGGCCGGCTGAAGGATGCAGCTGAACAAACTGTGCCGGAGGGGCAACCATTGATAAGAGGGACAGGTAGGTACGGACTTAAAAATAAAGTGCCCACCGACCATACCGTGGTTGATTGAGCAGCGGCGACGGGAACCGTACCTGCACGGCGGCTTTAATCTCCAGGTCGAATCTGACAATCTCCTGATTGCAAACCCGGACCGGCACGTCACCGGCGGCCGCCATCTTGGGTCTAACTACGGCGAGCGTGAAGGAAGCCCAGCGAATTTGGAACGAGAGCGTGCTGCGAGGCCGAACATCCACAAAGAGAAGCCATTGGTTGGCACAGAAATGACGCGTTCCTTTTTCACGAAGCTGTTCGCCCCCTGCTCTTCCAACTGCGAGGGAGAGCGAAGCGTCGTCGGATGAAAGGAGGAGTTGGTTGTGCCTCGAATTCTGCCGCGTTTTCCCGCTAGCCGCGCTTCCCTGTGTCTTTCCATTCAGAACAGTCTCTACTATGTTTAAGATTGCGGTGACGGAATTCTTTGGAAACAACTGTAATACTACTCCTGTTGTAGTACCTTTCATGTGATTATAACATGTAATATTATTTATTGGGATTTATACTTGTACCATTGCTGTTTTTCTCTTCAAAAGGGGGCAGAACTCGATACCCGAGCATATGCTTTCTTTTGCGGAAAGTTAGGCTAATTCCCCAGTATTTCCAGATGAAGTCATCCTAGACAGGAGCTGAGAATTCGATTGCAGGATTGCTATAGACATTGGATTGAATCAGCCGATAATTAAATAGTTTAAAACTATTTAATAAGCTCTCATATTTTAAAGGTATTATCCTCTTTACAGGAAGTCTAAATAAATAGCATTATTTGATAATTTCTGAAGATTTGAAATACTTTACTCAGATTCATAATTGATCTAAAATAGCCTATTTACCATTTTCATTACTGTTATAATTACATTCCACAGAATTAATTAAGTGAAtgctgggttgttgttttttttgcctACTGATGCATATGGATACCCATTATGCTTTTCCTTTTTGTGATAGCTTATCACAAAAAGTTATACAGGACATactaaaagagtaaaaaaaaaataatccaaagaaattgaagacatgagataagaaaaagaaaacatagctaaaactagGTCATGCCAGGATCATTTGGTATACCTCTTTTtattcttgcaaaccatctttgcttccaccATGTTCATACAACACTTCATATATTGCCTATTCTATTTTAAACTTTTCACATGTTCTTGAAGATCTAACCAATTCCACCCAATCACaactttctagatttttttttgtagtctttccattcctctgcacccattcttccttcatatatttgttttgcaattcagtacTCATTCACTCCTTCTAAAACTACCTCAATGGATTTATTCCATAACCGTTAACTTTtatattggtctagtggttaaggtgctgggctaggaaccgggagagtgagagttctagtcctgccttaggcatgaaagccggctgggtgaccttgggccagtccctctctctcagcccaagccacctcacagggttgttattgtggggaaaagaggaggagaaaggagtattaggtatgttccgctgccttgagttatttataaaaagataaaaagggataaaaataaataaataaataaataatattccatCCATCTTCAAGGCACATTCACTCTTGACGTTATCTCCAATTTTACCATGCACACTTcttcccattcccactgcatacccaactttcacttctgcataagaaagaaactcaaatactcctctcagaatttccctcacTTCTCTTTCATCCAAAATCATTTGATCACTGTAACCTTTACTTCCATTCAATCTATTCAAGGCTCTTTATTTAGTCCTCTTcacccacttcagcaaaggatcgttaccttctcgtggtgctggggcttgagcacctcagtgatgccatgagctaaaccgtgaagggccacccaagacgggaaggtcatgacagagaggtcagactaaatgcgatccctggggaaggtaatggcaacccaccccagtattcttgccatgaaaactaaatggatcagtacaaccagagatatgtcggtataccatcggaagatgagacccccaggtcggaagatggtcaaaatgctactggggaggaacagaggatgagttcaactagccccagacgtgatgacgcagctagctcaaagccgaaaggacggctagtggctgacggtgctggtggtgaacggcaaatccaatgttctaaggac
This window contains:
- the BNIP1 gene encoding vesicle transport protein SEC20; amino-acid sequence: MAAAGDVPVRVCNQEIVRFDLEIKAAVQDIRDCTGPVSALTELNAKVKEKFQNLRRRIQELEQMAEEQDKESEKQVLLQEVENHKKQMLSNQSAWRKANLACKIAIDNSEKDELLRGGDPLRQRKSTKESLAEGASNITESLMGISRMMSQQVRQSEETMQSLVNSSRTILDANEEFKSMSGTIQLGRKLITKYNRRELTDKLLIFLALALFLATVLYILKKRLFPFL